The Bacteroidota bacterium region TTTTGTCGGCGGCCGATTTGGAATGTATGTCGGTTTGTACTGGGAAATGATGGAAGGAAAAGATGTAAATGTGAACTTCATGCCGACCAACGCAAATCCCAACCTGCCCAATCCGGCTAACGAAATTTTTACCACCAAGGTAAATGAATCACAATTGCTGTTGAAGCTTGGGTTTTATTTGTCAGCGAAGAATGAGTAGAGTGAGAGTGTGGTGTGGGGTGTGAGTGTATGTGGAATAGGAATCGATAGTTCCATTTATTTTTTCATCACATCCTGCTTATTGTATTTATTCCTGTATTCGATCGGTGTTAGTCCGGTGATTTTTTTGAAGACGTCGCGGAAGGCTTTGGTGTCGGTATAGCCGACATCGTACATTACTTCGCTGATATTTTTCCGACTGGTTTCCATGCTTCTTTTGGCTGCTTCGATTTTTACACGCTGGATGTATTCGACAACAGTATTGTTCGTCGCTTTTTTGAAACGACGCTCAAAGCTTCTTTTTCCTAACGATACTTTTTCCGCTAGCAGATCAATGGTAATTTTTTCCTTGTAATTATTTTCGATGTAATCCTGAATCTTTTTTATCTCTTCATCCTTGTGGTTTCTTTGTCCATGGAACATCATGAATTTCGACTGACTGTCCCTGTCAATATCAATGGCGAAAAATTTTGACGCGAGAATCGCTGTTTCACGATCGGTATACTTTTCGAGCAGATACAACAAAAGATTCCAGTACGAATTCGCGCCACCACTGGAATAAATTCTGTTCTCATCGGATATAATACTGCCATCCACCAGTTCAACTTGAGGATAGAGTTCACGAAACTCATTCGCGGAAAGCCAGTGAGTGGAACATTTTTTACCATCGAGCAAACCTGTTGAAGCCAGTAAAAATGCTCCGACACAAAGCGAAGCAACTTCAGCGCCTTTGTGATAATGATCAACGATCCATGGAACGAACTCTTTATTCAGTTCAACAGCTGTTTTCAAATCTCCACTTAGCGCAGGAATGAAGATGATATCCGGATGTTTCGCGTCTTTCAGCTGCAAATCGGGATGTACAGAAACAAGATTATTCAGGAGTTTTACCTCTTTTTTTAATCCAACCAGATGAACATTAAAAAGAGGAGCCTTTCCGGCCGCTTTGAAGAACTCATTGGCAGCACTAAACATGTAATGAGGATCTGCAATTGCCTCTAAAACAGCCGTTTCCGGAACGATGATATGGACATTTTTCATGCCCGCAAGATAGACAAGAAGCCTGTCGTTATCAACCCCTAAGGATGTCGTTTATGCCTGCTCGGAATTTTAGAATCTTGGTTCATCTTTGCATTGTTCTAAGACGGCATTTCGATACATATATATATGTATACCCAGACCCCTAAAAAACAAAACAATGGAAACTAACAAAACAACAGCAATTACAATCGAAGCACTTATTGAGGCACCTGTGGAAAAAGTCTGGAAATACTGGACCGAACCGGCACACATTGTCAAATGGAATAACGCGTCCGACGACTGGCACACACCACATGCGGAAAACGATCTGCGTGTTGGCGGAAAATTTCTTTCACGTATGGAAGCGAAGGACGGCAGTTTCGGTTTTGATTTTGGCGGCGTTTACACGGAAGTGAAGCAGCACGAAAAAATTGATTATGTACTGGGAGATAACCGGACTGTGAAAATCACTTTTATTTCAAACGGCAACCAGACTAAAGTGTTGGAAACATTTGACGCGGAAAATGAAAACTCCCTGGAAATGCAGAGGACGGGATGGCAAATGATTCTGAACAATTTTAAAAAGCATGTTGAATCAAATTAATCAGAAGAAAGAATGAGCCGACAAAAAATTACCCCATGTCTTTGGTTTGATAGCGATGCCGAAGAAGCAGCGAAATTTTATGTTTCGCTTTTCAAAAACGCGAAGATCAATTCCGTCAGTCGTTATGGAAAAGAAGGATTTGAATTTCACCAAAAACCGGAAGGCACCGCGATGACAGTTGCATTTGAATTGGATGGAATGCATTTCACTGCGCTCAATGGCGGACCGCTATACAAATTTACCGAAGCGATTTCCATGCAGGTGATATGTGCGACACAGGAAGAGATCGATCATTTCTGGAACAATCTCACGCAAGGCGGAGAA contains the following coding sequences:
- a CDS encoding helix-turn-helix domain-containing protein, yielding MKNVHIIVPETAVLEAIADPHYMFSAANEFFKAAGKAPLFNVHLVGLKKEVKLLNNLVSVHPDLQLKDAKHPDIIFIPALSGDLKTAVELNKEFVPWIVDHYHKGAEVASLCVGAFLLASTGLLDGKKCSTHWLSANEFRELYPQVELVDGSIISDENRIYSSGGANSYWNLLLYLLEKYTDRETAILASKFFAIDIDRDSQSKFMMFHGQRNHKDEEIKKIQDYIENNYKEKITIDLLAEKVSLGKRSFERRFKKATNNTVVEYIQRVKIEAAKRSMETSRKNISEVMYDVGYTDTKAFRDVFKKITGLTPIEYRNKYNKQDVMKK
- a CDS encoding SRPBCC family protein gives rise to the protein METNKTTAITIEALIEAPVEKVWKYWTEPAHIVKWNNASDDWHTPHAENDLRVGGKFLSRMEAKDGSFGFDFGGVYTEVKQHEKIDYVLGDNRTVKITFISNGNQTKVLETFDAENENSLEMQRTGWQMILNNFKKHVESN
- a CDS encoding VOC family protein, whose protein sequence is MSRQKITPCLWFDSDAEEAAKFYVSLFKNAKINSVSRYGKEGFEFHQKPEGTAMTVAFELDGMHFTALNGGPLYKFTEAISMQVICATQEEIDHFWNNLTQGGEESMCGWLKDRYGISWQIIPEILPQLMSDPARAGRVTSAFLKMRKFDIAKLQEA